In a single window of the Cucurbita pepo subsp. pepo cultivar mu-cu-16 chromosome LG18, ASM280686v2, whole genome shotgun sequence genome:
- the LOC111780520 gene encoding uncharacterized protein LOC111780520: MGNAMSPCLIPPSITKRHRSSAVKLIFSSGPTRILAGSHHFAGEIMFQFPDMIVCHADSFFIGHRIPSLAIEDKLLAGETYLVLPIDRFSLNDVLSTSSLAAIGAGNEAAEKFSSSCPFEYVRGRNGKALIKVMPEFIVRLVSPGGAYGGEGGGFLCSTPELKKHYDQLVGTSKGQVWSPSLETISEYKIRYSPCRFVGIKVKQKEG, encoded by the coding sequence ATGGGGAATGCAATGTCTCCATGTCTTATACCCCCTTCCATTACCAAACGCCACCGCTCCTCCGCCGTGAAGCTCATATTCTCCAGCGGGCCCACCAGAATCCTCGCCGGAAGCCACCACTTCGCCGGAGAGATCATGTTCCAATTTCCCGACATGATAGTCTGCCACGCTGACTCCTTCTTCATCGGCCACCGAATTCCATCCTTAGCCATTGAAGACAAGCTTCTCGCCGGCGAAACCTACTTGGTTCTCCCCATAGACCGATTCTCCTTGAACGATGTTCTCTCAACGTCGTCGCTCGCTGCCATCGGCGCCGGGAATGAGGCGGCGGAGAAATTCTCGAGTTCGTGTCCGTTTGAGTACGTCCGAGGGCGGAATGGGAAAGCGCTGATTAAGGTCATGCCGGAGTTTATTGTTCGGTTGGTTTCTCCTGGCGGCGCGTACGGCGGAGAGGGTGGTGGGTTTTTGTGTAGCACGCCGGAGTTGAAGAAGCATTACGATCAACTCGTCGGAACATCGAAGGGGCAGGTTTGGTCGCCGTCGTTGGAGACTATTTCGGAGTATAAAATTAGGTATTCGCCCTGTAGATTTGTTGGGATTAAAGTTAAACAAAAGGAAGGCTAA
- the LOC111780348 gene encoding signal recognition particle subunit SRP68-like isoform X2 gives MASMEVDSANSNASDPDNPRFSVNVLQLLKSAQMQHGLRHGDYTRYRRYCTARLRRLYKSLKFTHGRGKYTKRAITQSTVSEVRFLHVVLYMAERAWSHAMEKRQLPAGPNARQRIYLIGRLRKAVKWATLFAQLCASKGDSRTSLEAEAYASYMTGNLLFEQDQNWDTALLNFKRARAVYEELGKVGDLENQVLCRERVEELEPSIRYCLHKIGKSDLQASELLHIGEMEGPALDLFKAKLEAVMSEARSQQAVSMTEFHWLGHRFPISNAKTRVAILKARELEKDLQGSADSLPAEKRLSIFDKIFAAYHEARSSIRSDLVSAGNAENVKDDLSGLDKAVSAVLGQRTIERNQLLVKIAKSKLVRRHDEKNEKVTKPEELVRLYDLLLQNIADLSDLVSSGRDRRQEEVAFAEECSLKSIAFRGERCFYLAKSYSLAGKRAEAYVLYCHARSLVEDAIQKFRTENISDPIIEELKTLIEECRANSCIEHATGIIEEVKAPENLSKKISNISLTGAEKKSVKYLLQSLDNYESAVGDSNIKTAPCIEAFPPAFRAIPRNPIVLDLAFNYIDFPSLENRMKKDRKGFISRLWG, from the exons ATGGCGTCCATGGAAGTCGACAGCGCTAACTCCAATGCTTCTGACCCTGATAATCCTAGATTTTCCGTTAACG TATTGCAGCTCTTGAAATCTGCTCAGATGCAGCATGGATTGCGTCATGGAGATTATACTCGCTATCG GAGGTATTGCACAGCTCGGCTAAGGAGGCTGTATAAATCTCTGAAGTTCACTCATGGTCGTGGAAAGTACACCAAACGAGCCATTACTCAATCAACTGTTAGTGAAGTCAG GTTTCTCCATGTGGTTCTTTATATGGCGGAGAGAGCATGGAGTCATGCCATGGAGAAAAGGCAATTACCAGCGGGTCCAAATGCACGCCAGCGTATCTATTTGATAGGTAGGCTCAGGAAGGCGGTAAAATGGGCCACTCTCTTTGCACAATTGTGTGCAAGCAAGGGAGATTCAAGAACATCTTTGGAAGCAGAG GCTTATGCATCGTATATGACTGGGAACTTGTTGTTTGAACAAGATCAGAATTGGGACACTGCATTACTGAACTTCAAAAGAGCTAG AGCGGTTTATGAAGAACTTGGGAAAGTAGGAGACCTAGAGAATCAAGTTTTGTGTCGTGAACGTGTAGAGGAGCTAGAACCTAGTATACGATACTGCTTGCACAAGATAGGGAAGTCAGATCTACAGGCTTCTGAACTTTTACATATTGGGGAGATGGAAGGCCCTGCTCTAGACCTGTTCAAAGCTAAATTAGAG GCCGTCATGTCGGAGGCCAGATCTCAGCAGGCTGTTTCCATGACCGAGTTTCACTGGCTTGGTCATAGGTTTCCAATATCCAATGCAAAAACCAGAGTTGCCATATTAAAAG CTCGGGAATTAGAAAAGGACTTGCAAGGTTCAGCAGATTCACTTCCTGCAGAGAAAAGATTGTCCATTTTTGATAAGATCTTTGCAGCCTACCATGAGGCAAGGAGCTCCATTCGCAGTGATTTG GTCAGTGCTGGAAATGCTGAAAATGTTAAAGATGATTTAAGTGGGCTTGATAAAGCTGTTAGTGCAGTGTTGGGTCAAAGGACAATAGAACGCAACCAGTTATTGGTAAAAATTGCAAAAAGTAAGCTTGTTAGGCGTcatgatgaaaaaaatgagaaagttACCAAGCCGGAGGAACTTGTTCGCTTGTATGATCTCTTATTACAA AATATTGCTGATCTTTCTGATTTAGTCAGTTCTGGAAGAGATAGGAGGCAGGAAGAAGTAGCGTTTGCTGAGGAGTGCTCGCTTAAAAGCATAGCTTTTCGTGGAGAAAG GTGCTTTTACTTGGCAAAATCATACAGTTTGGCTGGAAAAAGAGCCGAAGCTTATGTACTTTATTGCCATGCTCGCTCCCTTGTTGAAGATGCCATACAAAAATTCCGTACAGAAAATATCAGTGATCCG ATAATCGAAGAGTTGAAAACATTGATCGAGGAATGCAGAGCCAACAGTTGTATAGAGCATGCAACTGGAATTATTGAGGAGGTGAAGGCTCCAGAGAATCTGTCGAAGAAGATCTCTAACATATCATTGACTGGAGCAGAGAAGAAG TCGGTCAAATACCTCCTTCAGAGCCTCGATAACTATGAGTCTGCAGTTGGCGATTCGAACATCAAGACTGCTCCATGCATTGAAGCCTTTCCCCCCGCGTTTCGAGCAATCCCTCGGAATCCCATTGTTCTGGACCTTGCTTTTAACTACATTGACTTCCCATCTCTTGAGAATAGAATGAAAAAGGACAGAAAGGGCTTTATCAGTAGGCTATGGGGATGA
- the LOC111780348 gene encoding signal recognition particle subunit SRP68-like isoform X1, translating to MASMEVDSANSNASDPDNPRFSVNVLQLLKSAQMQHGLRHGDYTRYRRYCTARLRRLYKSLKFTHGRGKYTKRAITQSTVSEVRFLHVVLYMAERAWSHAMEKRQLPAGPNARQRIYLIGRLRKAVKWATLFAQLCASKGDSRTSLEAEAYASYMTGNLLFEQDQNWDTALLNFKRARAVYEELGKVGDLENQVLCRERVEELEPSIRYCLHKIGKSDLQASELLHIGEMEGPALDLFKAKLEAVMSEARSQQAVSMTEFHWLGHRFPISNAKTRVAILKARELEKDLQGSADSLPAEKRLSIFDKIFAAYHEARSSIRSDLVSAGNAENVKDDLSGLDKAVSAVLGQRTIERNQLLVKIAKSKLVRRHDEKNEKVTKPEELVRLYDLLLQNIADLSDLVSSGRDRRQEEVAFAEECSLKSIAFRGERCFYLAKSYSLAGKRAEAYVLYCHARSLVEDAIQKFRTENISDPKIIEELKTLIEECRANSCIEHATGIIEEVKAPENLSKKISNISLTGAEKKSVKYLLQSLDNYESAVGDSNIKTAPCIEAFPPAFRAIPRNPIVLDLAFNYIDFPSLENRMKKDRKGFISRLWG from the exons ATGGCGTCCATGGAAGTCGACAGCGCTAACTCCAATGCTTCTGACCCTGATAATCCTAGATTTTCCGTTAACG TATTGCAGCTCTTGAAATCTGCTCAGATGCAGCATGGATTGCGTCATGGAGATTATACTCGCTATCG GAGGTATTGCACAGCTCGGCTAAGGAGGCTGTATAAATCTCTGAAGTTCACTCATGGTCGTGGAAAGTACACCAAACGAGCCATTACTCAATCAACTGTTAGTGAAGTCAG GTTTCTCCATGTGGTTCTTTATATGGCGGAGAGAGCATGGAGTCATGCCATGGAGAAAAGGCAATTACCAGCGGGTCCAAATGCACGCCAGCGTATCTATTTGATAGGTAGGCTCAGGAAGGCGGTAAAATGGGCCACTCTCTTTGCACAATTGTGTGCAAGCAAGGGAGATTCAAGAACATCTTTGGAAGCAGAG GCTTATGCATCGTATATGACTGGGAACTTGTTGTTTGAACAAGATCAGAATTGGGACACTGCATTACTGAACTTCAAAAGAGCTAG AGCGGTTTATGAAGAACTTGGGAAAGTAGGAGACCTAGAGAATCAAGTTTTGTGTCGTGAACGTGTAGAGGAGCTAGAACCTAGTATACGATACTGCTTGCACAAGATAGGGAAGTCAGATCTACAGGCTTCTGAACTTTTACATATTGGGGAGATGGAAGGCCCTGCTCTAGACCTGTTCAAAGCTAAATTAGAG GCCGTCATGTCGGAGGCCAGATCTCAGCAGGCTGTTTCCATGACCGAGTTTCACTGGCTTGGTCATAGGTTTCCAATATCCAATGCAAAAACCAGAGTTGCCATATTAAAAG CTCGGGAATTAGAAAAGGACTTGCAAGGTTCAGCAGATTCACTTCCTGCAGAGAAAAGATTGTCCATTTTTGATAAGATCTTTGCAGCCTACCATGAGGCAAGGAGCTCCATTCGCAGTGATTTG GTCAGTGCTGGAAATGCTGAAAATGTTAAAGATGATTTAAGTGGGCTTGATAAAGCTGTTAGTGCAGTGTTGGGTCAAAGGACAATAGAACGCAACCAGTTATTGGTAAAAATTGCAAAAAGTAAGCTTGTTAGGCGTcatgatgaaaaaaatgagaaagttACCAAGCCGGAGGAACTTGTTCGCTTGTATGATCTCTTATTACAA AATATTGCTGATCTTTCTGATTTAGTCAGTTCTGGAAGAGATAGGAGGCAGGAAGAAGTAGCGTTTGCTGAGGAGTGCTCGCTTAAAAGCATAGCTTTTCGTGGAGAAAG GTGCTTTTACTTGGCAAAATCATACAGTTTGGCTGGAAAAAGAGCCGAAGCTTATGTACTTTATTGCCATGCTCGCTCCCTTGTTGAAGATGCCATACAAAAATTCCGTACAGAAAATATCAGTGATCCG AAGATAATCGAAGAGTTGAAAACATTGATCGAGGAATGCAGAGCCAACAGTTGTATAGAGCATGCAACTGGAATTATTGAGGAGGTGAAGGCTCCAGAGAATCTGTCGAAGAAGATCTCTAACATATCATTGACTGGAGCAGAGAAGAAG TCGGTCAAATACCTCCTTCAGAGCCTCGATAACTATGAGTCTGCAGTTGGCGATTCGAACATCAAGACTGCTCCATGCATTGAAGCCTTTCCCCCCGCGTTTCGAGCAATCCCTCGGAATCCCATTGTTCTGGACCTTGCTTTTAACTACATTGACTTCCCATCTCTTGAGAATAGAATGAAAAAGGACAGAAAGGGCTTTATCAGTAGGCTATGGGGATGA
- the LOC111780571 gene encoding uncharacterized protein LOC111780571 isoform X1 — MDSFDEISVFGYDMNSSNINDPDSSGVLEIYVHHARNIHNICIYENQDVYAKFSLTYNPDQTLSTRVIHGGGKNPDFDENLSMNITHLDSVLKCEIWMLSRARNYLEDQLLGFALVPLSQIVGKGKMTENYSLSSTDLFHSPAGTVRLSLSFDKSLPVDALNSISDLPISSSISSEVVLLDRKVSDSDEFSRIEFPDVNVVMENQQMVSEYFDLASRPGIATFLRLGASPPEPPSYDLEMTANSSEEHQGGSVSPNDSSIQNSTTTSLSDDRNSIDSVEKKIRFAGESSNSVNASIATTEARNQITCPCPDTPTSRKNIGAEEDKESKISNNEDKISIKKEGNIPFGQLFSAPLGNINLDAEQSAMQQQIVDMYMKSMQQFTESLAKMKLPMDLDAPEHEHRGVVIQTHDTKPEITPKKNDGSRVFYGSRAFF, encoded by the coding sequence ATGGATTCTTTTGATGAGATTTCTGTGTTTGGATACGATATGAACTCGAGCAACATAAACGATCCGGACTCTTCCGGTGttcttgaaatttatgttcaTCATGCTAGAAACATTCATAATATATGCATATATGAAAATCAAGATGTTTATGCAAAGTTTTCTCTAACTTATAATCCAGACCAGACCTTGTCCACTAGAGTCATTCATGGCGGTGGGAAGAATCCTGATTTCGATGAAAATTTGAGTATGAACATTACTCATCTTGATTCTGTGCTCAAATGTGAGATTTGGATGCTTAGTAGAGCTAGAAACTATTTGGAAGATCAGCTTCTGGGGTTTGCTTTAGTCCCACTTTCACAAATTGTTGGTAAAGGGAAAATGACTGAGAATTATAGCCTCTCTTCTACTGATCTCTTCCATTCCCCGGCGGGAACGGTCCGTTTGAGTCTGTCGTTCGATAAATCGTTGCCTGTCGATGCCTTGAATTCGATATCAGATCTGCCAATAAGTTCATCAATATCTTCAGAAGTTGTGTTGTTAGACAGGAAAGTATCAGATTCAGATGAGTTTTCCAGGATTGAGTTCCCTGATGTTAATGTGGTGATGGAGAATCAACAAATGGTGTCTGAATACTTTGATTTGGCTTCGAGGCCGGGAATTGCCACGTTTCTTCGTCTCGGTGCATCACCTCCCGAACCACCATCATATGACTTAGAAATGACTGCTAATTCATCTGAAGAACACCAGGGGGGATCAGTTTCCCCAAATGACAGCAGCATTCAAAACTCCACAACGACGAGTTTGAGCGATGATCGAAACTCGATCGATTcagttgaaaagaaaatccgTTTCGCGGGCGAGTCCTCAAATTCTGTCAATGCTTCAATCGCTACAACTGAAGCTAGAAATCAAATCACTTGTCCTTGCCCAGATACTCCAACTTCAAGGAAGAACATAGGAGCTGAAGAGGATAAGGaatcaaaaatttcaaacaatgaAGATAAGATTAgcataaaaaaagaaggaaacatCCCTTTTGGTCAGCTGTTTTCAGCTCCTTTAGGGAACATTAATCTTGATGCAGAGCAGTCTGCAATGCAGCAGCAAATTGTGGACATGTACATGAAGAGTATGCAGCAATTTACGGAGTCTTTGGCGAAGATGAAGCTTCCAATGGATCTCGACGCGCCCGAGCATGAACACCGAGGCGTCGTGATTCAAACCCATGATACCAAACCAGAAATCACCCCAAAGAAAAACGACGGATCTCGAGTTTTTTATGGTAGCAGGGCGTTCTTCTGA
- the LOC111780571 gene encoding uncharacterized protein LOC111780571 isoform X2 — MNITHLDSVLKCEIWMLSRARNYLEDQLLGFALVPLSQIVGKGKMTENYSLSSTDLFHSPAGTVRLSLSFDKSLPVDALNSISDLPISSSISSEVVLLDRKVSDSDEFSRIEFPDVNVVMENQQMVSEYFDLASRPGIATFLRLGASPPEPPSYDLEMTANSSEEHQGGSVSPNDSSIQNSTTTSLSDDRNSIDSVEKKIRFAGESSNSVNASIATTEARNQITCPCPDTPTSRKNIGAEEDKESKISNNEDKISIKKEGNIPFGQLFSAPLGNINLDAEQSAMQQQIVDMYMKSMQQFTESLAKMKLPMDLDAPEHEHRGVVIQTHDTKPEITPKKNDGSRVFYGSRAFF, encoded by the coding sequence ATGAACATTACTCATCTTGATTCTGTGCTCAAATGTGAGATTTGGATGCTTAGTAGAGCTAGAAACTATTTGGAAGATCAGCTTCTGGGGTTTGCTTTAGTCCCACTTTCACAAATTGTTGGTAAAGGGAAAATGACTGAGAATTATAGCCTCTCTTCTACTGATCTCTTCCATTCCCCGGCGGGAACGGTCCGTTTGAGTCTGTCGTTCGATAAATCGTTGCCTGTCGATGCCTTGAATTCGATATCAGATCTGCCAATAAGTTCATCAATATCTTCAGAAGTTGTGTTGTTAGACAGGAAAGTATCAGATTCAGATGAGTTTTCCAGGATTGAGTTCCCTGATGTTAATGTGGTGATGGAGAATCAACAAATGGTGTCTGAATACTTTGATTTGGCTTCGAGGCCGGGAATTGCCACGTTTCTTCGTCTCGGTGCATCACCTCCCGAACCACCATCATATGACTTAGAAATGACTGCTAATTCATCTGAAGAACACCAGGGGGGATCAGTTTCCCCAAATGACAGCAGCATTCAAAACTCCACAACGACGAGTTTGAGCGATGATCGAAACTCGATCGATTcagttgaaaagaaaatccgTTTCGCGGGCGAGTCCTCAAATTCTGTCAATGCTTCAATCGCTACAACTGAAGCTAGAAATCAAATCACTTGTCCTTGCCCAGATACTCCAACTTCAAGGAAGAACATAGGAGCTGAAGAGGATAAGGaatcaaaaatttcaaacaatgaAGATAAGATTAgcataaaaaaagaaggaaacatCCCTTTTGGTCAGCTGTTTTCAGCTCCTTTAGGGAACATTAATCTTGATGCAGAGCAGTCTGCAATGCAGCAGCAAATTGTGGACATGTACATGAAGAGTATGCAGCAATTTACGGAGTCTTTGGCGAAGATGAAGCTTCCAATGGATCTCGACGCGCCCGAGCATGAACACCGAGGCGTCGTGATTCAAACCCATGATACCAAACCAGAAATCACCCCAAAGAAAAACGACGGATCTCGAGTTTTTTATGGTAGCAGGGCGTTCTTCTGA
- the LOC111780622 gene encoding AT-hook motif nuclear-localized protein 28-like produces the protein MADYGGAISLSHQPLTSSSSSSSSSSDHRPLSAAKPKNLLSSSVESVGKKPRGRPPGSKNKPKPPIVITKENESAMKAVVIEISAGNDVVESLLHFARKRHVGFTILSGSGSVSNVTLRHPMSHSTSLSLHGPFSLVSLSGSFLCNNTTPFSSPSSSSFGICLAGAQGQVFGGIVGGKVTAASLVVVVAATFINPVFHRLPSETEEEGEDVKPSNNGADGSPAAAAATVTTTPMGGCVYNAPPSPADHGMPWGQSSRSSY, from the exons ATGGCGGACTACGGCGGCgcaatctctctctcccacCAACCTctcacctcctcctcctcctcctcctcctcctcttccgaCCACCGACCCCTCTCCGCCGCAAAACCCAAAAACCTCCTCTCCTCCTCGGTGGAAAGCGTCGGCAAAAAGCCACGTGGAAGGCCACCAGGATCAAAGAACAAACCAAAGCCTCCAATCGTTATAACCAAAGAGAATGAATCAGCCATGAAGGCAGTAGTAATCGAGATCTCAGCCGGAAACGACGTCGTGGAATCCCTCCTCCACTTCGCCCGTAAACGACATGTCGGCTTCACCATTCTCAGCGGCTCTGGTTCTGTTTCCAACGTTACGTTACGACACCCAATGTCGCATTCCACTTCTCTATCTCTCCATGGTCCTTTCAgcctcgtttctctctccggCTCTTTCCTCTGTAATAATACGACGCCGTTTTCCtctccttcctcttcttccttcgGGATCTGCCTCGCCGGCGCTCAAGGTCAG GTATTCGGAGGCATTGTTGGCGGGAAAGTGACGGCGGCGAGTCTGGTGGTGGTGGTTGCAGCGACGTTTATAAACCCAGTGTTCCACCGGCTGCCAAGCGAAACAGAGGAGGAAGGGGAGGATGTCAAACCCAGCAACAACGGTGCTGATGGGTCTCCGGCCGCCGCGGCTGCCACCGTAACGACAACTCCGATGGGTGGGTGCGTGTATAATGCTCCTCCATCTCCGGCGGATCATGGGATGCCGTGGGGGCAGAGCTCCAGATCATCTTACTGA